Proteins encoded within one genomic window of Brevinema andersonii:
- a CDS encoding HD-GYP domain-containing protein has product MSQAKKYNLSQLQSGMMFTDALYNKKMTVLLPGFYPILPEFLIEWAEEKQDTFITYGMLIRNDSLFRTTLPGYIDISVRQYIALYNQSLAILKAQFQDLKHIDIGEFQKIATQWTESLLKEKDAHLLLRVIRYANPLEEDYFYAHMLDVSLLSLAILYQREHSSMKLIQIALSGLLYDIGMTRLPEYMLNSQDSFDAVQKQEIEKHTVLGFQMITRELRLPTMFAMPALEHHERFDGSGYPRKLRGPSMSMNSAIIGLADIFTSQIRNRTFKPAREPAEILKDFVATTMNHFNPEFVRLFLSFINIYPASSFVTLNTGEIVTVVRTYILYPQRPTVMLVCDKDGKRDLSRKEIPLHLPENEHLHIVGMFSRKHLFSLSHLHVIPVYDELMPRGQNPNYVPLDPLADADGNKEINIQL; this is encoded by the coding sequence ATGTCGCAGGCAAAAAAATATAATTTATCTCAGCTTCAAAGCGGCATGATGTTTACAGATGCTTTGTACAACAAGAAAATGACAGTATTATTGCCGGGATTTTATCCGATTTTACCGGAATTTTTGATCGAATGGGCTGAGGAAAAACAAGATACGTTCATAACTTACGGTATGTTAATCAGGAATGATTCTCTGTTTAGAACGACTCTTCCGGGATACATTGATATTAGTGTGCGTCAATATATTGCATTATATAACCAATCGCTTGCTATTTTAAAAGCACAGTTTCAAGATTTAAAGCATATCGATATTGGCGAATTTCAAAAAATTGCCACCCAATGGACAGAAAGTCTGCTTAAAGAAAAAGATGCTCATTTGTTGTTGCGTGTTATTCGCTATGCGAATCCTTTGGAAGAAGATTATTTTTATGCTCATATGTTAGATGTTTCACTGCTTTCGTTGGCGATTTTATATCAGCGTGAACATTCGTCTATGAAGCTGATCCAAATAGCGTTAAGCGGCTTGCTTTATGATATAGGTATGACGCGGTTGCCTGAATATATGCTCAATTCTCAAGATTCTTTCGACGCTGTTCAAAAACAAGAAATTGAAAAGCATACTGTGTTAGGTTTTCAAATGATTACAAGAGAACTCCGTTTGCCTACGATGTTTGCTATGCCGGCACTCGAACATCATGAGCGTTTTGACGGTAGCGGATATCCGCGCAAATTGAGAGGTCCCAGTATGAGTATGAACAGTGCTATTATTGGATTAGCAGATATTTTTACATCCCAGATACGAAATAGGACGTTTAAACCTGCCCGAGAACCAGCTGAAATATTGAAAGATTTTGTGGCAACAACTATGAATCATTTTAATCCGGAATTTGTCCGTTTATTTTTATCTTTTATCAATATTTATCCTGCTTCCAGTTTTGTTACGCTTAACACCGGAGAGATTGTAACTGTAGTCAGAACTTATATACTCTACCCTCAACGGCCAACTGTAATGTTGGTGTGTGACAAAGATGGAAAACGTGATCTTTCCCGAAAAGAAATCCCTTTGCATTTGCCCGAAAACGAGCATTTGCATATTGTAGGAATGTTCAGCCGGAAGCACTTGTTTTCACTTAGTCACTTGCATGTGATACCTGTTTATGATGAGTTAATGCCTAGGGGTCAAAATCCGAATTATGTTCCTTTAGACCCGTTGG
- a CDS encoding phosphate ABC transporter substrate-binding protein PstS → MKKWMIISILFITGCGAPERPKTNTSVLEGTGASFPLPLYDLLFRSYTKKTGQKIHYDIQNSDIGVQAIIAGTVDFGTSDVPMTDEEIRSSEAEILHIPIAAAGVNFTYNIPEPGFGMLDDPVYLTPEIIYKIYAGQITKWNDPQIVSLNQQVAEDKTRTFPNIEIIPIYRHGKSGTTYLFSQFMAKASSNWKKRFSISKEIAFPKGIGQTNSLDVMKSIISTPGSFGYTTMIYAFQNGFPVARIRNALGTYVRGCNFRSKEAMKVSKTNIDNRVDITYPNEGKEAAVAASLMYVLVRKEQNYNNRSKEQAQALVDLLAWTLSPEAQKQFDSILFASLTPKFRSAAQATLKKITYNNEPLTPTIDISSK, encoded by the coding sequence ATGAAAAAGTGGATGATAATCAGCATATTATTTATTACAGGATGCGGAGCCCCCGAACGCCCTAAAACAAACACATCTGTTCTCGAAGGCACAGGAGCTAGTTTTCCGTTGCCTTTGTATGATCTTCTTTTTAGATCTTACACAAAGAAAACAGGGCAAAAAATCCACTATGACATTCAAAATTCCGATATTGGAGTTCAAGCTATCATTGCTGGTACGGTGGACTTCGGAACCAGTGATGTGCCTATGACTGACGAAGAAATTCGATCTTCAGAAGCTGAAATTCTCCACATTCCAATCGCAGCTGCAGGCGTTAATTTCACTTACAATATTCCTGAACCGGGGTTTGGTATGCTTGACGACCCTGTTTACCTGACTCCAGAGATTATTTATAAAATCTATGCTGGTCAAATAACTAAATGGAACGATCCTCAAATCGTATCGCTGAACCAGCAAGTAGCAGAGGATAAAACCCGGACATTCCCTAATATAGAAATTATACCCATATACCGTCATGGGAAAAGCGGTACAACATACTTATTTTCTCAATTCATGGCAAAAGCTAGTTCTAACTGGAAAAAACGATTCAGTATCAGTAAAGAAATAGCATTCCCGAAAGGTATCGGACAAACAAACAGCTTAGATGTTATGAAAAGCATTATATCTACACCGGGATCCTTCGGCTATACGACGATGATTTATGCTTTTCAAAATGGTTTTCCTGTTGCTCGGATTCGGAATGCGCTTGGTACTTACGTACGCGGTTGTAATTTCCGCTCTAAAGAAGCAATGAAAGTTTCTAAAACCAATATTGATAACAGAGTAGACATTACTTACCCTAATGAAGGAAAAGAGGCCGCTGTAGCTGCATCGCTTATGTATGTTCTTGTGCGTAAAGAACAAAATTATAACAACAGATCAAAAGAACAAGCTCAAGCTTTAGTTGATCTTTTGGCATGGACTTTAAGCCCGGAAGCTCAAAAGCAGTTTGATAGCATATTGTTTGCATCGCTGACCCCAAAATTCCGTTCAGCAGCACAGGCTACATTAAAGAAAATAACATATAATAATGAACCTTTAACACCTACTATTGACATTTCTTCAAAATAA
- the pstS gene encoding phosphate ABC transporter substrate-binding protein PstS, which translates to MKMHFAKITALLLSINSCSSNAVINIQGAGSSFANPIFTKLFADYAATHKTQVSYQATGSGAGIQNIASGIVDFSATDAFLNDQDLKNYLEQGIEMLHIPAVLAGVNFTYNIPAPGFSSKDEPIYLNPELIYQIYSGQITKWNDPQIVSLNQQLSTNKERIFPDINIIPVFRSDSSGTTFTMSEFMTKANKKWADIFGTGKSLNWTTGVGQKGNSGMMAFTKENTGSISYVDYVYAKQNNFPVAAIQNKAGNYVIGDIQNTFAAADTVAFPADSRVSLTYTDGANAAPMTTFTYILVRKEQNYNNRSKEQAQALVDLLAWMFTEEAQAQHESLYFAPLPQNVIDTGKNILTQIKYNGETLYSLE; encoded by the coding sequence ATGAAAATGCATTTTGCAAAAATTACAGCGCTACTGCTGAGTATAAATAGCTGCTCATCAAATGCTGTAATCAATATACAAGGAGCAGGTTCATCATTTGCCAACCCTATTTTTACCAAACTTTTTGCAGACTACGCCGCTACACATAAAACTCAAGTAAGTTATCAAGCTACTGGTTCAGGGGCGGGTATTCAAAATATTGCTAGCGGAATTGTTGATTTTAGTGCTACAGACGCATTCCTGAACGATCAAGACTTAAAAAATTATCTAGAACAAGGTATTGAAATGTTACATATTCCGGCTGTTCTTGCGGGCGTAAACTTCACATATAATATTCCTGCACCGGGATTTAGCAGCAAAGATGAACCCATTTATCTCAATCCAGAACTTATTTATCAAATATACAGTGGCCAAATAACAAAATGGAACGATCCTCAAATTGTATCGCTAAACCAACAGCTCTCGACAAACAAAGAAAGAATTTTTCCAGATATCAATATCATTCCAGTATTTCGTTCAGATAGCAGTGGGACAACATTCACCATGTCAGAATTCATGACAAAAGCAAACAAAAAATGGGCAGATATATTCGGTACAGGCAAGTCATTAAATTGGACAACAGGGGTCGGTCAAAAAGGCAATTCTGGAATGATGGCTTTTACTAAAGAAAATACCGGTTCTATATCCTATGTTGATTATGTCTATGCAAAACAAAATAATTTCCCTGTGGCTGCTATACAAAATAAAGCAGGAAATTACGTGATAGGAGACATTCAAAACACCTTCGCTGCCGCAGATACTGTTGCTTTCCCAGCGGATTCACGGGTATCCCTTACGTATACAGATGGTGCTAATGCAGCTCCTATGACAACTTTCACTTATATTCTTGTGCGTAAAGAACAAAATTACAACAACAGATCAAAAGAACAAGCTCAAGCTTTAGTTGATCTTTTGGCATGGATGTTCACAGAGGAAGCACAAGCTCAGCATGAAAGTTTATATTTTGCTCCGCTCCCTCAAAATGTCATTGATACCGGAAAAAATATTTTAACCCAAATTAAATATAACGGTGAAACTTTATATTCTCTGGAATAA